From a single Arachis hypogaea cultivar Tifrunner chromosome 3, arahy.Tifrunner.gnm2.J5K5, whole genome shotgun sequence genomic region:
- the LOC112790052 gene encoding exosome complex component RRP41 homolog — translation MEYVSPEGLRLDGRRPMEMRQIRAEIGAVSRADGSAIFEMGNTKVVAAVYGPREVQNRSQQMSDQALIRCEYSMANFSTGDRKRKPKGDRRSTEISMVIRQTMEACIMTHLMPRSQIDIYVQVLQADGGTRSACINAATLALSDAGIPMCDLVTSCSAGYLNSTPLLDLNYVEDSAGGPDVTVGILPKLDKVTLLQMDSKLPIDILENVMQLATEGCKAVANYIREILLENTKQLEYRRGV, via the exons ATGGAGTATGTGAGCCCTGAAGGACTTCGCTTGGACGGTCGCCGCCCCATGGAGATGCGGCAAATTCGAGCCGAGATTGGTGCTGTTTCCAGAGCTGATGG TTCTGCTATTTTTGAGATGGGTAACACCAAAGTGGTTGCTGCTGTATATGGCCCCAGAGAG GTCCAAAATAGGAGCCAGCAAATGAGTGACCAGGCTTTg ATTCGATGTGAGTACAGcatggctaactttagcactggAGATCGCAAGAGGAAACCAAAGGGTGACAG GAGATCAACTGAAATTTCTATGGTTATTCGACAGACTATGGAAGCATGCATAATGACACATTTAATGCCTCGTTCCCAG ATAGATATTTATGTCCAAGTTCTCCAAGCAGATGGTG GAACTAGATCTGCATGTATCAATGCTGCAACTTTGGCCCTTTCTGATGCTGGGATCCCCATGTGTGATCTTGTAACTTCATGTAGTGCTGGATACCTTAATAGCACCCCTTtgcttg ATTTGAACTACGTAGAAGACAGTGCTGGAGGTCCTGATGTAACTGTTGGAATTCTGCCAAAGTTGGATAAAGTGACACTTCTTcag ATGGATTCTAAACTACCGATTGACATTTTGGAAAATGTTATGCAACTAGCAACTGAAGGCTGCAAAGCAGTTGCAAATTACATCCGTGAA ATTCTATTGGAGAACACAAAGCAACTGGAGTATCGACGGGGTGTATAA